The Gymnogyps californianus isolate 813 chromosome 19, ASM1813914v2, whole genome shotgun sequence DNA window CCTGGAGTCTCTGCCTGAAAGTGGCCATGGGGGGCTGATGGGGAGCCCCCATGGGGCGGGGGTCCCGCGGCAGCGCGCGGGGGTCCCTGCTCCTCCGCAAGCACCGGCGCCGCTGTCTGCAGGACGTGCAGTGGAACGACCTGGATTACATGGACGCCAAGAGGGATTTCACCttcaacaagaaaagctttaagGAATACCCAGAGATGGTGCAGGACTTCCACCGCCGCGGCCTGAGGTACATCATGATCGTGGTGAGTGACACCCCCGGCCGCGCCAGGGCTCCCGCACGGGTGGGCTGGCACCGGGGTTTCCGGCTGCCCCCAAGGGCGGTGATGGATCTTCCTCCGAGGAAGGCGGGGGAGGCTGTTCCCTGCCCTTGCTGGTGAAGCCCCGGCTTTGTGCCCCGCCAGGATCCCGGGATCAGCAGCTCGGGGCCTCCCGGCACCTACAAGCCCTACGACGAGGGACTGAAGCGAGGGGTGTTCATCCGAAACGCCACGGGGCAGCCCCTGATCGGGAAGGTGCGTGCGGGGAGCAGCCCTGGTCCCTGCGGGAGGGGGCTTGAGTGGGGCCCCGAGAGCTGGAGGGAATGGCCATGGTGGAAAATGGGGTGGCACgcaggggctgtggggtgcaGTGGGGCCGGGGACAGCGGGGCTTTGCCCATTGCTGCCTCCCTCCCGCAGGTCTGGCCAGGTCCGACGGCCTTCCCGGACTTCACCAACCCAGAGACTCACGAGTGGTGGCATGACATGGTGAAGGACTTCCATGACCAAGTGCCCTTCGATGGCATGTGGATTGTGAGTGGCCTCggcagagctgccagctgcGGCTCCCTGGCTCCTGCCCTGCACTTCTGCCGGGCTCCGGTGTGGCAGCGAGGGCATCCcgtccttcccttccctccccaggaCATGAACGAGCCATCGAACTTTGTGGAGGGCTCCCAGGACGGCTGCCCCAACAACAGCCTGGAGCAGCCCCCCTACGTGCCAGGTACGGGGAGTGGGTACCACTCTGCCTGGGGGTGCGGGGAGCCCCGGGATGAGTCCGGGAATGCTCCGGTCCCGGCCGAGCGGGCTCTGAGCTCACCCTCGCCACCGCCTCTCCCATGCAGGTGTGTTTGGAGGACACCTCCAAGCTGGAACCATCTGTGCCTCCAGCCAGCAGTACCTGTCCTCCCACTACAACCTGCACAGCCTGTACGGGCTGACCGAGGCCATCGCCTCCCATGAGTAAGCCTGCGGCTTGTGCTGCCGCTCCTGCTGTCCCGGAGGAGCTGATGCACATCCCAGGGGATGCCAGAGCTGGGAGAGAGACTCCTCCCCACGCTCCGGCGTGGGCAGTTTGGGCATGGGGGGCATTTGGTGGGTGGGCGAGGGTTTGGTTTATAACGCAgcgtgctgcctgctgctgccagcccggTGCTGGAGGGGGCTGGAAGCAGCCCCTGGGCTGGAGCTGGTGCAGTGTGGCCGTGCTGGCTCCTGGGCTGGGGGATTGTGTCCTGAGCACTGTCCCATGTCACCTGCCCCATGGGCGAGATGGCGCTGGGTGTCTTCCTTGGCACGTGCCAGCTCCGCGCTGCTGCCGGGGGCCGCTGAGCCCCTTCCCCGGCCGGGCGATGCTGAGCGGACCCTGTCCTGCCCACAGCGCGCTGCTGAGGGTCCGGGGCAAGCGCCCCTTCGTCATCTCGCGCTCCACATTTGCTGGGCACGGGCGCTATGCGGGGCACTGGACAGGGGACGTCGGCAGCGACTGGGAGCAGCTGTATTACTCCATACCAGGTAGGCTGCCGGGTACTGGGGCTGCATCCGCCCCCGCTTCCCCCCTGCGCCTCCCCCGCAGCCGGCGGCTTCTCCATGGGCTCCGTGCCTGATGTTCCGCGGAGCCCCGATGCCCTCTGTGCCCCCTCCGCAGAGGTGCTGCTCTTCAACCTCTTCGGGGTGCCGCTGGTGGGTGCCGACATCTGCGGCTTTGTGGGCGACACGTCCGAGGAGCTGTGCGTGCGCTGGACCCAGCTGGGCGCCTTCTACCCCTTCATGAGGAATCACAACGACCATGGCGCCCGGgtgggcagcgggcagggggggcggctgggtgggcagggcaggggtgggtgcTCTGGGGCTGTGCgaggggctgccctgcctgcgtGGGAAGGCGGCTGGCGCAGCTGCGGGGCTGCGTGCTGTCGGTGCTGGGCTCATGCCAGGGGGAGTCCGTCCCGCGTCCCCGAAAGGCGCCCACTGTTCCTCCCTGCGCGGTCCGAGCATCCCCCTTTGGCTTCTCCCCTGCAGCCGCAGGAGCCGTACGCCTTCAGCCCGGCCGCCCAGGCTGCCATGAGGAACGCCCTTCGCCTCCGCTactccctcctgcccttcctctACACCCTCTTCCACCGGGCTCACTCCGCTGGGGAGACGGTGGCACGGCCCCTCTTCCTCGAGTGAGTGCCGGCCCGGCCGGGGCCGATGGGTGCCGGTGCCCGCCGGGCTCAGCGGGAGGTGGGTGCAGGGTCTCCCTGGCGCTGCACTGcccctccccatccttccccaGGTTCCCCAAGGACCCCAACACCTGGGCCGTGGACCGCCAGCTCATGTGGGGCGGGGGGCTGCTCGTCACACCCGTGCTGGAGGCAGGAAAGACCAAAGTCAGCGGCTACTTCCCGGCGGGGACGTGGTACAGCCTCGCAGGGGTGGGTGCTCCCCCGCCGTGCCACGGGGTTCTCGGGTGGCCACACAGTGGGTTCCTGCACCCCACTGCTGGTACCGGCCCCCCCCAGCGCTGTGTTCAGGACTTGTGCCTCGCCTGCCTTCACTCGTGGCCATCTGAGAGCAGCAGCGCTGGGCTGGGACCTCCTTGGGCATGCTGCACCCTACGCCTactccttcctctttctgttgTCGTTTAGGACTCCACCATCCACAGCAAAGGGCAGTGGATCCTCTTGTCAGCTCCCCTGGACACCATTAACGTCCATGTCCGCGCAGGGCACATCCTGCCGCTGCAGGTGAGCCCCCTCCGTGCTGCGGTGATGCCGCGGTGACCTGCCTGGCCACCTCCTGCCGGCGCGTGGGGCAGGGCGGAGGGCTGCAATGCGGTCACCGGCAGACTGGACATTGCCGAACGAGCCGTGAGCCTGTGGTGCTcggccggggctgggggaaaGCAACTCCGGCAGCGCTCGGAGCTGTGCCTGATCCTGCGCCCCAGGAGCCTGCATTCAGCACTGCCGAGTCCCGCAAGAAGGGGATGGCCTTGGTCGTGGCGCTGACGCCAGACGGCTTTGCCAGGGGAGACCTGTTCTGGGACGACGGGGAGAGCTGGCAGACCTTTGAGAAGGGGGACTACACTGAGATCCTCTTCCTGGCCACGCACGTGAGCGAGGGGGGGCTGCTGGCGGGGGGTATCCGGGCACGGGCGTTCGCTGCCACACGCAGGTCCTGGGGGTCCTGGGGCCCACGCGGTCACAGGCAGCACCGTGCCCCGGTGCAGCCAAGCTGTGTCGTGCCAAAAGTGCCAGACTGAGCGGCTACAGCACTGTgcgctggtggggtggtggggtCCCATGGGGGCTGTACCCCCCCAGGAGCCCCCTTAGGAGGGGGAGAGGCTGCGCCAGGGAGCTGGCTGCTCTCTTCTTGCACCCGCAGTGCTGCGCAGCAGCGGACGCtctccagccccatccctcTGATAAATGGCTTTGCCACTCTCCAGTGACCACAGACCACCCGTCCCCCCGGGCTCGGTGCCCTGCAGACGGGCAGCGCGTTGGGCAGGGCACGTTGGGAAGCCCTGGGTGCGTGCGGGGTGGCTGGGACCCAGGAGCGCAGGGTGACGGCGCCCTGTCCCCGCAGGGTGCTGTGCTCAGCCAGCTCGTGCGGGCAAGCGCCCACCTCGACGGGGTCCTGCTGGAGGCTGTGACCGTGCTGGGTGTCACCAGCCCTCCCCGGCAAGTCCTGGCCAACGGTGCCCTCGTGGGTGACTTCTCCTACCGCAGTGACACCCAGGCGAGTGCTTGTCCCCCCCATGGGAGGGGGTGGCGGTGGCGGGGAGCTGCCGGCTGGCGGCTGGGAGGGAACCCAGGGCTCAGCCGAGGGGCTGGTGGGGTTTAGCCCCAGCGATGGCACGGTACCTGCTTTGTTGGCACCAAGGAGCGTAAAGAGCTGCCCAGCATGGGCTGGGTCgctgccctggggccagggcaggATTAGGCCGTGCAAGGGGGCAAGGATGGGGAGATGGAGGATGGAAAGGATGCGTGGTGACAGGGCTGGAGCTCTGCGAGGAGCAGTGGCACGGCTCTGCTCCTGGGGCTGTCTGCCATGGGCACCCTTCCCGGGGGGGTCTGCAGGACTGGGGCCGTGCCGGGCTGCATCTCTGCGTGCACCCCAGGGGGGCAGGACATCCCCCTTGGCTCTGGAACCCCCTCGGCTCCTTCCCAGCTGGTTCTCACCATGCTgacccttccttctccctctcagGTGCTGAGAGTCCCCGTGTCACTGCCGATGTGGGAGCAGTTTGTGATTGCTTGGTCCTGACCCTGCGCTGGACCCGTGCTGCTCGGCAGGGAGAGGCGATGCTGCTCCCTCCGGCTCTGGGGCCGAATCCATCCCGCCCTTTGTAaaaccagagctgctgctgctgcttctcccacgCAATTCGGCTGCTGGGCTTTGGCTTCCCGTCTGGCTAACGTGAGTTCACTGGAGATGCGTGCACTGGATTTGCATTGGCAGGGGGCTTGCACAacccctggggacagggaaacCCTCATCTCCTccaaaatggggagaaaaagaccCAAGTGCCTTGTGCGACAGCAAACCTGCTAACATGCGGAACTGGTAACCTGTCAAGGGACTGTGGGGAGTCTCTTGGCTGtgtttttggggagggggatcTGCGCAGGGGGGCGAGGGAGCAGTGCTGTGAataaagctgctgtttgctgggagcagccccaggccGTGTCTGTGCCCCTCTCTGCTGGTGCCTGTCCTGAAACGTGCTGCTGAGCCCTGTCTCAGCCCTCCCCCCGTGGCTGGGACCCCTCGGCTCCATCCCTGCCTGGGGGCCTCCAGCGGGACCGCCTGTGCCCCTTGCAGGCTTCACCCCGTTCCCCAGAGCACTGGGTGACCCCTGGCCGTtcctgcagccctggccccCGTCCGTCCTGCTGGCTCTGAGCCCGGGGACTGCTGCCCTCCgggggctgccagccccggcccccaCCGTGCAGCTCTGGTGGAGCCTCTGCCgcgctgggagggagcagacgCCGTCACCCCTGGCCCTGTGCACCTCAGGGACTCTGGGCACTTTGTATAATTTTGCTAAATTAACCCGTCCCGCTGCCCTGCTCGCTGGTACCCGCTGGCCCGTTTTCCCCAAGGGCTGTGCAGCTGCCCCTccgcagcagggctggcagcaggcagtgccGCACAGAGACCGCGGcgctgggagctggcagggacGTGCTCAGCTCCAGACAGAAACAGAGACCTCTCCTCCAGAGGCTTTATTGAGGAGCAACTTGGCCCTACGGCTCCTCTGGCTGACAATAAAGGCACGAGGATCCCTGAATGCTCCACGGCCAGGCGGCGTTTGCAATACAGAGAGCAGAGCCTCGGGGTGTCACCCAGGGATTTGGGACTGGCCCAGCCGGGATCCTGCTCCGACCCCCTCGGGCTCGACGGGCAGCCCACGGCTGTCCCATGGCAATGGGGGACACCGGGCAGAGGTGATGCTCACAGCTCGTTGTGCAGCGGCTGGCACTGGGGGCTCAGTTTCTCCTCCAGGACAGCGTCGGGGGCACACACCCAGGGGTCCCCCGTGTCCCACTGCCACTTCAAGAGCTGTGCACGAAGCAGCTGGAAGACGGCGGCGTAGCGGGGGTCAGGGGCCAGGTTCTGGCTCTCGGTGGGGTCACGGCTGCAGTCAAAGAGCTCCCAGCGGTCCCTGTAGTAGTACTGGTGCAGGGTCTTGTTCCAGTGGGTTGGCTGCCCAGCCCTGGTGCGGTTGAGCAGGTCTTGGAAAGTGGGCGAGATGTAGAAGTCCTGGTCGATGGGAAAGGGCATCTTGTAGTTGAGGTTGTGAATGAGGCGGAACTGTTGGTGCTGGATGGCTCGCATGGGATAGTACATGGTGACCTCGTGGTGGCTCTGGCTGCTGAAGGCGGTGGCCCAGGGCTGCTCCGACTCCAGCGCTGGCAGGAGAGACTTTCCGGTGAGCTGCACCCGTTTTGTGCCAAAGATGCTGTAAGAAGGGTAGGGGATGGAGAACCAGTCCAAAATGGTCGGCGTCAGAtctggaggggaagagaagggtgAGAGGAGGGGCTGGTGCCCGTGGGAGGAAACTCAGCCCCGGAGAGGGGCAGAGACGTCCCCGGGGTCTGCTGCCGCGTGGGCTGCGGGTGGTCCTGGGatgagctgcagagctgagccccGGGATGACGTCCCCGCAGGGACCTTGCTGCTCTGtcatccctcctctcccttcccgGGGCCGGCTGTGCCAATGCCAAGGGCTGCAGGCTGTCCTCCTCCAGGAGAGGACCCTGGGTTTCGGCATGGGGAGGGTGGGGACCAGCTCACGCCCCCCGGGCACACCTCTGCatgcctctgctccctcctgggGGCCGTGGGCTCTTACCCAGGAGGGTGGCGAAGGCCTGGCTGACCTGCCCCCAGCGCTCGGTGTGCTCCGGGGAGGAGATCAGCAGGGGCTCGGCGGTGCCCGACCGGTAGAGGTTGGTCCTGCCACTGGGGAAGGGGATGCCGTTGTCGGAGGTGTAGATCACCAGCGTGCTGTTGTGGAAGCCGGCATGCCGCAGCTCCTCCAGGACCAGCCCGATCCCTGTGGATGGAGGGGCAAAGCTGaggtggggggcaggagggaccaCGGTGCTCGCCAGCGCCAGCCTGGCCCCCGTGGCTCCTACCTTGGTCCATGCGCCCGATGGTTGTGTACTGGGCTGCCAGGTCCGCCCGGGCAGCCGGTGTGTCTGGAACAAAGTGGGGGACCTAAACGGAGAAAGGGAAAGTGGCATGTGGCCGCCACGGGGAAGGAGGTTGCGGGTGCACCGGGGTGGCCTTTGCCAGCTCTTGCCTATAACGCTGATGGCAGTGACCGAGGTGGGGGCCAGCCTGCAGCCGCCCTGGCTCCGGCGGAGGCTGCCGTCACGTGCAGCCCCCATACAGCCCCGTGCAGTCCCATATAGCCCCGTGCAGCTCCATATAGCCCCACGCGGCCTCATATAGCCCCATGCAGCCCCACAGGCTCCCACCTGCACTTGCTCCGGGTGGTAGAGCTGTGGCTTCCAGTCGGGGATCCAGCCCATGCCGCTCTCTCCGTTGCCAAATTTCTCACAAAAGGCCCCGTATTGGGGCTGGGAGTGCCCGCAGCGGTGGGGGTCGTGGAAGGCGACATAGAGGAAGAAAGGCCTAGAGATGGAGAgggtggaggtggaggtggtGAAGCAAagggctgcctgcaccccccGAGACCTTCCCTGGGCTGTGCAGGGGTGAGCTGGGGTCGGTGGGAGGACTCCCACCTAATCTGGGCTTCTGGATATGGGGTGACCCAGAGACAAGGTGTCCCTTCCTATTTGTGACCAACTGGGACATGGAGACACGTCTTCAGTGAGGCCggtttccctctcctctcccgTGCCCCCTCGGCAGCCTGCCCCAGGGACGCAGGGTCCGTCTCACCTCTCatcctggctctgcaggaacTGCCGGACGAGCGCTTTGATTCGAGTGATGTTTCTCCCAACCTGCAAGACCgaactgttttcctctgtgtagGCGAAGTCAAAGGGGTAGACAGCCTCGGGCCCAACATGCTTCTTCCCAATTATCCCTGCAAGAACGCAGACACGCGGTGTGCCAGGAgcagcggggagcggggggtAGGACgctggctgctgttgctgtctCCTCCCCGGGGGCTGATGCAGATCATCTCAGAGCATCAAACGCTGCTGAGGGTGGAAGATGCTGCCAGCTTCTCCAGTCATTTCTGCCCGTTGCAGAGGCACTTCCACATCTGGTCAGCAAACGGGACGCACCCGGGGACCACGCTGCCCCAGGTCACAGGCGTGGGTAAGCGCTAGAGCAGCTGAGCGGCCTGGGTGGAAGTTTGGGTCGAGCACGAGCCTTGTGCGAACCTGGGAACCAGGAAGCAGCGGGATGGGGAACAGCAGTGAAGGCGAGGTGTAACGAGGATGGCAGGGGAGCAGCGACGGGGGGAAGCGAAGTGAAACCCAGGTGTCAGCACAGAGCATAGGCACGGGTCCAGTTCGTGCTGTTCTAGCTCACAGGGGGATTAGCCCTCAAGCTCTCTCACCCGATGGGGTTTGGTGCACGGGGGGCGGCGTTTCCCTGCCCGTGTCGCTTGCCCTGGGCTCCCTACCTGTCCGGACGCCTGCTTGGCTGAGCAGCCGGGGCAAGCTCCGCACGCTGTCGAAGGAATTGAAGTGGTGCACGTCCTGGTGCAGCCCGTACATCCCATTCTGGTGCTGCAGGCGGGGAGAGACGACACGGTTGGACGATGTctgccagcctggccccagACCAAGCCCAGCCGTGCACCAAGTGTGCGTGCATGGGAAGCAGGTCCcagggggcaggggagagagtGGGTCAGTGGGCATGGGGGGATTGCCAGGTCCTGTGACCATGCTGTAGGCACACTGGCTCTGGTCGTCCCCGAGTGCCCACCGTGGACTGGCAGCTCCCACCCCGGCGCGTGTGGGTGCCCCTACCTGGGGTAAGCCGGTCAGGATGCTGGCCCGGCTCGGGGAGCAGCTACTGACGGAGGTGAAGGCGTTCTGGAAGACTACACTGCGCCGGGCCAGCGCGTCCAGGTTGGGTGTCCGGATGGCCGAGTTGTTGTAGGCACCGCTCTCAAAGCCACCGTCATCTGCTGCAGCGGGAGGGGTGTGGGGTGAGCCCTGCAGCACCGGGCCTGACCCCCGGTGCGTCCCTAACCGGGCGGGGGGGCAAAGCCCAGGGGACACTAATGACACTGGGAGCATCCCTGGGCTGGGGATGACCCGGGCTGGGGACCATCCCAGGAGAGGGGATGCAGCGAGACCCCCCGGGGCCGTCCCTCCCCTGCCCACGGGACGCCCCGAGCGCCGAGCCCCGGGCAGGGGTaccccgccgcggggccggtcccagggccgggggcggcgggcgcggacCCGGGACCGGTCCCTGGGACTCCGCCGGGCCGGCGGCCGCACTCACCCAGAAGGAGCAGCACGTTGCGGGTCGGGGTCGGGGCTATGGCCCCGCCGGTCCGGAGCGCGCCCAGCAGCAGCGCCAGCGCCCAGGGCCGCatggcaccggcaccggcagctgcaccggcaccggcggcggcggcggcggcggggctcggcggcTCCTCCGGCCGCCCCGGCTCCTCCTCTGCCCCGGTCACATGAGGCGGCCCCGATGGCTCAGATCCGGCCCGGGCGGAGCCACCGGCCCCGCGGCTGGGAAcggggccgccccggccccgcgggagcgcccgctccgctccgctccgctccgcgggGACTCCTGCCGCCTCCCGGGGCGGCTGCCAGCCCCCCGGTCCCTCTTGCCTGCCCCGGACCCCGCGGCTGTGGCGGGGAGCccggcgcggccgggccgggggcggagGGGGCTGGATGGAGGCGGCCGGGCTGGGGGACGCTGCCCCGGCCATGCCGGCGCCGGGACCCCGGCAGCGCGGGCAGAGCTGCCCGTGCCCGGGGGTGCGGACGAGGCTGCCGGTCCTGCGCTGGCTCCCGCGCTATTCtctggcctggctgcagctcGACCTGATCGCCGGCCTGACCGTGGGGCTCACCGTCGTGCCGCAGGCGCTGGCGTACGCCGAGGTAGCCGGGTTGCCTCTCCAGGTGGGTGGCGGTGCCCTGCGGCCCTGGGTGCCCGGGGACACCCGCTCCCTGACCGCTGCTTGCGGCCTGGCGGTacggcgggcagggcgggcagggctggaCGGCCGGCGGCCGAGGGCTGGTCCTGTGCAGTCGCCCGTTTTCCGGGGCAAGAAGCCGCCAACGCCATGTCTTTGCTCAGGGCTGGCTGCGGGCGCTGGAGGGACCCGAGGGCAGCCCAGCTGTCCTCGTCCCAGAGGCGTCTGGCTTTTCCCGGCTCCGAGCGTTGTGCCAGTGCTCCTTTTGTCCCCGTGCAGTACGGCCTCTATTCTTCCTTCATGGGCTGCTTTGTCTACTGCATCCTGGGCACCGCCAAGGACGTGACGCTGGGTCCCACAGCCATCATGTCGCTGCTTGTCTCTTCGTACGCATTCCATGAGCCTGTCTATGCCATCCTGCTCGCCTTCCTCTCTGGCTGCATCCAGCTGGCCATGGGGCTCCTGCACCTCGGTGAGATGCTCTTGCCGTGCATGGTTGTGTTTTTAGGATATTGCTGTACATCCTGTAGTTGTTCCCCCCGTCTCCTTTGCTCTCCGAGACACTGGGGTTGTCCTGCTAACGCTTGTGACAGCTCTGTGTGCATGCAAACACCCTGTGCTCCCCATCGGGGCCAGCAGCGTGCTTACTGCCGCCTGTTCCGTGCAGGTTTCCTTCTGGACTTCATTTCCTCCCCAGTCATTAAAGGGTTTACATCAGCTGCTTCCATCACCATTAGCTTCAACCAGGTCAAGGTAGGGCCTGCTGGTCTGCTCTGGATGCCTTGCCTGCTCTCTCCTGGAGCCGGCTGTGCTGCGGAGCTGGGATATTTAGTACCGGGCTGGGCGATGTTCTCGGTGTGAGAGGAAGGAGCCCCAAAGTGGGCACGGGTCCCCCCTGCCAGTGGTTCTGGCGGGTCCCTGAGtgctctgctctgagcagacCAAGCTGAACGCACCCTCTGCCTGTGACCAGCTGATGGCATTCAGGACACCAGTAAAACCAGGACATTTGATTTGGTCGCTTGCAGGAGGTGCTGGGTGATTCTCTCGGCAGGGTGGGTTTGCGGTGATGGGAGGCGTGGTGGGTTTGCAGCTCTGCCAGTCCCTCGCTGGCCTCTCAGGGACCTGAGAGCCCTCCGGCTCTTCTGGGACTGCAATGCTTCCTTTGTGGTTAACCAAAATCAGAGACTCCGGGAGATGGTGTCAGGCTGTGCGAGGAACCAGCGGGGCAGTGTTGGCTAATGGCTGCGGTCACAGCGGGGGGCTGCTGCGAAGGCGCTGggcccttgctgctgctgccggcgcggtgcagggggacggcAGGGCTGcgcaggctgggctggggcccCAAACTGAACCCCCTCCCGGGAGCTGCGCAGTTGTGTGTGCAGGACGGGGTGGAGGCATCTCAGGGCCTGGGAACggggaaaaaatcagagcaTCTCTGAGCCCTGCCAGCACCGAGCTGTGCAGGGAAAGGGTCGTCCTGAAGCGTGTGCGGGAGCACGGAGTGGCTGCTGAGGAGCTCTCCTACCAGCAGCATCAACACTGTGCATGTGC harbors:
- the SGSH gene encoding N-sulphoglucosamine sulphohydrolase, with translation MRPWALALLLGALRTGGAIAPTPTRNVLLLLADDGGFESGAYNNSAIRTPNLDALARRSVVFQNAFTSVSSCSPSRASILTGLPQHQNGMYGLHQDVHHFNSFDSVRSLPRLLSQAGVRTGIIGKKHVGPEAVYPFDFAYTEENSSVLQVGRNITRIKALVRQFLQSQDERPFFLYVAFHDPHRCGHSQPQYGAFCEKFGNGESGMGWIPDWKPQLYHPEQVQVPHFVPDTPAARADLAAQYTTIGRMDQGIGLVLEELRHAGFHNSTLVIYTSDNGIPFPSGRTNLYRSGTAEPLLISSPEHTERWGQVSQAFATLLDLTPTILDWFSIPYPSYSIFGTKRVQLTGKSLLPALESEQPWATAFSSQSHHEVTMYYPMRAIQHQQFRLIHNLNYKMPFPIDQDFYISPTFQDLLNRTRAGQPTHWNKTLHQYYYRDRWELFDCSRDPTESQNLAPDPRYAAVFQLLRAQLLKWQWDTGDPWVCAPDAVLEEKLSPQCQPLHNEL
- the GAA gene encoding lysosomal alpha-glucosidase, whose protein sequence is MPGPRVAAAAAAAAAAAAALLALLVPAAARSPGAAGCEVPPGGRFDCGPERLLSRAGCEARGCCYVPAGPGPGPPWCFFPRGYRSYRAENLTATASGYTARLRRVAASFLPGDVGSLRLDLALETPTRLRFTLRDPARQRYEVPLATPPASGRAASTLYVLQVNQDPFGLVVYRQRGGHVLLNTTVAPLFFADQFLQISTSLPSHFISGLGEHLAPLVLDTAWTRVTLWNRDMAPVPQVNLYGSHPFYLGMEDDGSAHGVFLLNSNAMDVLLQPSPALTWRTTGGILDFYVFLGPDPKSVVRQYLDVVGFPFMPPYWGLGFHLCRWGYSSTDITRQVVVNMTAARFPLDVQWNDLDYMDAKRDFTFNKKSFKEYPEMVQDFHRRGLRYIMIVDPGISSSGPPGTYKPYDEGLKRGVFIRNATGQPLIGKVWPGPTAFPDFTNPETHEWWHDMVKDFHDQVPFDGMWIDMNEPSNFVEGSQDGCPNNSLEQPPYVPGVFGGHLQAGTICASSQQYLSSHYNLHSLYGLTEAIASHDALLRVRGKRPFVISRSTFAGHGRYAGHWTGDVGSDWEQLYYSIPEVLLFNLFGVPLVGADICGFVGDTSEELCVRWTQLGAFYPFMRNHNDHGARPQEPYAFSPAAQAAMRNALRLRYSLLPFLYTLFHRAHSAGETVARPLFLEFPKDPNTWAVDRQLMWGGGLLVTPVLEAGKTKVSGYFPAGTWYSLAGDSTIHSKGQWILLSAPLDTINVHVRAGHILPLQEPAFSTAESRKKGMALVVALTPDGFARGDLFWDDGESWQTFEKGDYTEILFLATHGAVLSQLVRASAHLDGVLLEAVTVLGVTSPPRQVLANGALVGDFSYRSDTQVLRVPVSLPMWEQFVIAWS